The genomic stretch TTTCAAGCTGTTTTCTTCACAAAGCTCGTCAAAAGGCTCTGGGCTCCCATATTGTAGTGATAAACCATGCCCTCTTTTACTCCGACATCTGCTCGGAAAATTCGTTTCTTGGGCCAATTGGTTCAATAATTTTCGATGAAGCGCATCACTTACAGTCAAGTGGCCATCAGCACCTCAGAACAGAGCTGGACACCAACAGATTAAAGCTTTATATCGACAGTATCCAAAACCTTGTTCAAAATCTTAATGGTTGTAAAGAGGACAATCCCGATCTGGCTGCATTCGGTAAAAAGCTAAAGAGTAGCCTTAAACACCTTAGAAAACGCAGTGACGATTTTCTCAACGAACTAAAGCAATGGGCACAAGCATGCGAACCCGAACTGGAAGGTGAATATCAGATCAGAATCACCGAAAAGTCGCTCGAAAATCTGTATGAAGCCCCTGCGCTTGACAACACCATTACTGATCTACAAAACAATATAAGCACCATTAAGCAAACTGCTTTGGCTGCCAAAGATTCCCTGAAAACAGAGATGCTTCTTAGTGAGATACAAAGCTGTGCAGAGAGGACAAGTCAGCTAAAAGCAGACCTTCTCTACCTTGTTTCGGCTAAAACCGAAGATCATGTGTTTTGGGTAGAAGGCAATCATGAAAAGAGATGGACAAAGATTTGTGGGGTCCCTTTAGATATAAGCTCAATCCTTAGTGATGTCTGGGAGCGATGTAACGGAGGGGTTGTTTTTACCTCCGCAACATTGGCTACCGGAAAAAGCACCGATTACTTCAGGCGTGCCGTCGGGTTGATGCCCTTTGACGACCGATGTGCGTCGGTACAGTATCAAAGCCCCTACAGCTCAGACCAAATGATTGCCGGTGGCATCAAGGAGGGTCCGGATGTAAACAACCCTGCCTTTGGGGAATATGTAGCGAACACTATTACAACCCTGCACCAGGAGCTTAATAGAAACATCCTTGTGCTCTTTACATCAACAAGTATGCTTAAATCTGTGTACAATTCAATTAAAGGCAGAAGTGAAATCGGTCACAGTAACCTTTTGGTACAGGGCTACAGCGGTTCCCGCCACGCGATGCTCGAACAATTTAAACAGGGCAGTGGTATGATTTTGATGGGAACCGACAGTTTCTGGGAGGGTATTGATGCTCCTGGTAAGAGCTGTGAAATAGTGATTATCCCACGTCTCCCTTTCCCTGTTCCCACTCATCCTCTAACCCGGGCTGTTGCTCAAAAGTTTGAGACCCAAAACGGTGAATCTTTCTTCTGCTACTCTGTACCCGAAGCACTTATTAAATTTCGCCAGGGTGCAGGAAGACTTATTCGCACTTCTGAGGACAGGGGTGCGCTTTTGGTTCTGGATAATCGCATTCTTGTGAAAGGGTATGGGAAACAATTCATTCGCTCTCTTGATACGGAGTTTAACGATTTTGAATCGGGTGAAAATATGGTAGAAAAGATGACTGAATTTTTCGATGGTGAAACCCAGGCCACTTCAACTGTTAGATATGTTCCGTTGGAGGATGTATGAAACACAGAGCAGTGTTAAATTTTCTATTCTTAATTGCAGCCCTTGTGCTCATCGGGTGTGGAGTTTATACTTTCAGCGGATCATCACTGCCTAACCATCTCAAAACTGTAGAGCTGCCTCTGTTTGCCAACAACTCGCTTGAACCAGGAGTAGCAGAAGATCTGACTCAGGAACTAAACCGTGAAATTGTCAGTGGTAATCTTCTCAGAGTGGTCAATGATAACGGGGACGCGGTAATACGAGGTACGGTAGTAGCCTACAGTAACGATCCTTACGCCTACGGGACTGTTTCTGATCGGGAGGTCGACATTGATCAGTATATAGTAAATATAAGCGCTGATGTTTCTTTCTTTGATAACAAACGAAGTCAGGCTATCTATGAAGGAACTGTTCGTGGAGAAGGTATATACGATTTTAAAAACGAAACTGAAGATCATGGGAAACAAAGAGCGATAAATGATCTGGTTGAGCGAATACTGCAACGATCTGTACAGAGTTGGTGATTACTTCATCGTTCAGCATCTAAGAGTGTAAAGATTTAATAGGGATATACTCATCTTTATGATTATGACTCCATCCACCCCAAACCAACTGAGAGCTTCATATGGGTTCAGATACCACAATACATTTCATGAAAATGGAAGGGCTCGGTAATGATTTTATCATTACTCACGGCTACGATGATAACGATATCCAATCAATGAGCGACTCCTTTAGCCGGTTATGTGACCGAAGGCTTGGAATCGGTGCTGATGGACTTATATTTGTGCTGCCATCAAAAACAGCTGATTTCCGCATGAGAATTTTCAATTCCGACGGCAGTGAAGCTGAGATGTGTGGTAATGGCATTCGTTGCTTTGCCCGTTACCTAACAGTAAAAGAGCTGATAAACAAAAACAGTATTGATATCCAAACCCTTGCAGGTACTATAAATGTGACAATCCAAAGCGACACTTTATATAAGGTTAATATGGGTAAACCTGTTTTAAAACCTGAGCTTATACCGGTAAAAACTGAAAAAGACCAGCAGAATAAATACTTTGTGATGCAAAAGGTTAGTGCCGCTGACAGGGAGTTTGAAGTCACAGCAGTATCCATGGGTAACCCCCATGCTGTAATCTATCAGGATAATCTGGATGACGAACTGATAAATACCTACGGGCCCGTTCTTGAATCGCACACGCTCTTCCCCAAACGTATCAATGTAGAGTTTGTTAAAGTGCTATCTGATAAAGAGATACAAATGCGTGTATATGAGCGGGGCTGCGGAGAAACACAGGCGTGCGGAACAGGTGCATGCGCGGCGGTGGTTTCAGGTATTATGAATAAACTGCACGGAAATGATATTACAGTACATCTACAGGGTGGTGATTTAGAAATCTCATGGGCTGGTAATGAAAACGATCCTGTTTATATGAGTGGCCCGGCAAAGGAAGTTTTCCGCGGAAGTGTGAGTGTATGAGTTATTTTGAAGTAGTGATGCTAATCTGTTTTGGTATTAGCTGGCCTATATCTATTATTAAAGCATTAAAAACTAAAGTTGTTACAGGAAAAAGCCCCCTGTTTATGGCTATAGTGATGACAGGCTATGCCAGTGGGATCATGCATAAAGCGTTGTTTTCAAGAGATTGGGTTATCTTTCTTTACGCAACAAATTTTTTTCTGGTCGGGTTTGATCTTCTTTTGTTTTTCTATTTCAGCAAAAAAAACAATCTTTTGCACAAAAATATTTAGTTACTCTACTTGCACTGCTCAACAAGACTTTTATAAATCAGGTAACCCAAACTCCAATTCGACTGCCATCACAGGGCTACCCTATCTGGAAGACTCTTCGAGCTAAAACAATGCCCCTTTTGCTTTCTGTTTTGAACCATTACCCCATATAGTGATTCATTTTTAAAATATAGTACTATTTTTTTCAACTTTTTTTATTCCCTAAACAATTGGCTTTTTACAAATATCCTGCAACTTTGCTTAACCACATATTGTGGTATTATAGTTTTTGACACACTACATATACAGACCTCTGCCAATTATTTGTAAGCCATTGAATTATTAGGAGTAAAATTAACATTCATTAAAACAAAGAGCCTTCAACAAATATTCTTGACGTTTATTCGCAACCTATATAAAATGTTTTACATGGAAACAATATTTGATCATAATGTAACAGAACACGAGCTAAATAAGCTCTTTGGCGAATCTACTAACGGTAACAATTATATGTTTACACCAATAGATTCGAATGGACACAACAAACTACTCTATCATCTTTTTTTATTGAGAAATCAGCCAATAATGGCAGATATTTATCTTAAAAAGATGAATGATTCCATGAGGATTTTCGACTATTCTCATCGTGACAGTATAGCAACTATTTCTGAAAGTGAATATTACGACTGTATAAAATCAGCAATGAAAGAAAGTACTTTTATCTAAAAACCGTAAACTTTTTATTTTAACCTAACGAGTTGTTTACTATATTTTGTAGAATGCATAGTAACTCTATACAAGATTTTGCGCTTTGAACGTTTCTTAAATGTATTATACAGGAGTTTCAATCTGAGAGTTAAGCTATGGAAACAATTTTCGACCACAACGTAAACGAACACGAATTGCTGAGACTTTTTGGTACAGGCATAGACCGAAAACTGTATATGTGTTCGCAGTCAGATCCAGACGGACACAACGGCCTCCTCTTTCATCTCTACAGTATAAGAAGAAACCAATCTGTTGCAAAGCGCTACTTAAAGCGGATCAAAGATCCCAATTACGTTGTCGATCTCATTGAGTGTAATATCGTAAACGGTGAGTGAGCAACTTACAGTATGTTTGTAATTTTTCCAACAAAAAGCCTGCCCTTAGCACCAGCTTTATGCGGATGTTCGTTCTTCAAAAACTCAAGCAACGGCAAAAAGAATACTGGTGCGGGCTATTTTCAACTATCCACTTTCACTGTATTGGGGTTACTGCTGGTGGGACAGTCTAAAACTCCATCTGCTCCGTTCACACCAAAGCTGCTCTGATATATTCTGAAACAACAGCTATTGGACTCCAAAAGGGGATACGTTAAAAGTATGATGTATTAAATCCCTGCAATTTTTCTTATAATAAACGGGTATCTATATCTGGTGAGGGCAGATACACGCAGTTTACCTACTATGGAAAGCACAAGCGGCTTCGGGAATTTTGAAGCCGCTTGATTAAGTAGTAGATACATTTTATTTAACGATCATAAATCGTTCTGTAAGAATTTTACCCGCGTTTCTCAGAACGACAAAATAGAGACCTGCTGAGTGGTTTGAAGTATCAAATTCACGTACCATTCTGCCAGATCCTGTTACAGCATGTCTTTCAACAACTCTGCTTCTAAGATCAATTATTTTCAGATCCGCGCCACTATTCCCATTAACCTCGAAATTGATATCAATGACCGGTGATGCTGCTCTGTGGGTAATATTTAAAAAGTTGTTATTTGTTCTCTGAGCCGCAAAGGTTCTTCCGATTGGTAACAGCTCATCGACAATCTTTAGTTCTACATTTGCTAAAGTCACCGACTCATTACTGCTCTCACCAAGATTGAACTCTATTCTGGCGTTATCATCGGTTTCATCCATAGCAAGCTCAACGACGTGTGTCTGCATTTCAGGTCCGATGGTTACGGTTTTGGCTTTATATTCTGTCCATGGATCTCCATTATGTTTGTAAGAGATAAGGATATCACGCACACCATCCGCCGCAGCATCAAAACTGAGCTGATAGTTAAATCCGTTAATTAAAACAACATTACCCTGAAAGAGCTGCACATGCCACACCTCTTCCCCTTCATTATCGATATCAATCCTGACCTGGTTATCTTCAGCAGTTATCTCCGCTTCAGCATCTGCGCT from Chitinispirillales bacterium ANBcel5 encodes the following:
- a CDS encoding LptE family protein — encoded protein: MKHRAVLNFLFLIAALVLIGCGVYTFSGSSLPNHLKTVELPLFANNSLEPGVAEDLTQELNREIVSGNLLRVVNDNGDAVIRGTVVAYSNDPYAYGTVSDREVDIDQYIVNISADVSFFDNKRSQAIYEGTVRGEGIYDFKNETEDHGKQRAINDLVERILQRSVQSW
- a CDS encoding helicase C-terminal domain-containing protein — translated: MPRLFDLLPDDTRKELASEAKKPAPAKKRPGRKQKPAVKTSPAPRREYQAKTKGSPKIQPATVPDFVALDVETTGLDFKNDRIIEVGAVRFSNGKPEQEFSTFINAGVPIPEHITRLTGITNEDIRDAPSFSDIAMKLLEFIGNLPLCGHQIEFDANFINAELKRVMLPAVSMQLLDTALLSRLLLQETGRFSLKHVTQTLSVTLDNAHRALHDAKASGEVAALLVPKLSDLPLNVRQTLAACAPGSLFKSMVISTLGSIRASVNLSVGETFKNLPKLDSPEWHLEIDRDEISKTFSAQGDMATIIKNFSPRQSQQDMAQYVTDTLNDGRFLVAEAGTGTGKSLAYLVPAARHALKNNCRVIVSTRTRNLQDQLIQQDLPVAAKLSGENLRYTTLKGRSNYLCRNRWQRLLRGELGNLSPRERIAILPLIIWSETTETGDVEEQNQFNPRWFAKIWNLISAESHDCMGRRCPSFSSCFLHKARQKALGSHIVVINHALFYSDICSENSFLGPIGSIIFDEAHHLQSSGHQHLRTELDTNRLKLYIDSIQNLVQNLNGCKEDNPDLAAFGKKLKSSLKHLRKRSDDFLNELKQWAQACEPELEGEYQIRITEKSLENLYEAPALDNTITDLQNNISTIKQTALAAKDSLKTEMLLSEIQSCAERTSQLKADLLYLVSAKTEDHVFWVEGNHEKRWTKICGVPLDISSILSDVWERCNGGVVFTSATLATGKSTDYFRRAVGLMPFDDRCASVQYQSPYSSDQMIAGGIKEGPDVNNPAFGEYVANTITTLHQELNRNILVLFTSTSMLKSVYNSIKGRSEIGHSNLLVQGYSGSRHAMLEQFKQGSGMILMGTDSFWEGIDAPGKSCEIVIIPRLPFPVPTHPLTRAVAQKFETQNGESFFCYSVPEALIKFRQGAGRLIRTSEDRGALLVLDNRILVKGYGKQFIRSLDTEFNDFESGENMVEKMTEFFDGETQATSTVRYVPLEDV
- the dapF gene encoding diaminopimelate epimerase yields the protein MGSDTTIHFMKMEGLGNDFIITHGYDDNDIQSMSDSFSRLCDRRLGIGADGLIFVLPSKTADFRMRIFNSDGSEAEMCGNGIRCFARYLTVKELINKNSIDIQTLAGTINVTIQSDTLYKVNMGKPVLKPELIPVKTEKDQQNKYFVMQKVSAADREFEVTAVSMGNPHAVIYQDNLDDELINTYGPVLESHTLFPKRINVEFVKVLSDKEIQMRVYERGCGETQACGTGACAAVVSGIMNKLHGNDITVHLQGGDLEISWAGNENDPVYMSGPAKEVFRGSVSV